In one Conger conger chromosome 5, fConCon1.1, whole genome shotgun sequence genomic region, the following are encoded:
- the LOC133129318 gene encoding trace amine-associated receptor 1-like: MYVSMALVILLTVCGNLLVIISISHFKQLHSPTNLLILSLALTDWFLGAFVMPYSMIRSVENCWYFGETTCKMHSSFDMMMTITSILHLCLISVDRYWAICKPLQYKTLVSMQKVAALIGITWLFSFGFGFGVILSKMNIVGMEELFINACTGTCIVFFNKEGGLMAAFVGFFIPYTVMIALYMKIFFVAKVQARKINCSMAMTRVRLVKKNCTSEQREKKAAKTLGIVLGVFLLCWLPYGMMLIVDPFFHFSTPAVIFDALGWLGHFNSACNPLVYAFFFPWFQRVFKIIISGKVFQNGSSLLNIYAENK; this comes from the coding sequence ATGTATGTGTCCATGGCTTTAGTCATTTTGCTGACTGTCTGCGGAAACCTGCTGGTCATCATCTCTATATCTCATTTCAAACAGCTCCATTCTCCAACAAACCTCCTCATCCTCTCTTTAGCATTAACCGACTGGTTCCTGGGGGCTTTTGTTATGCCATATAGCATGATCAGATCTGTGGAAAACTGCTGGTATTTTGGAGAAACTACATGCAAAATGCACTCTAGTTTTGACATGATGATGACCATTACATCCATTTTGCATCTCTGTCTAATTTCTGTTGACAGATATTGGGCCATCTGTAAGCCTCTTCAGTACAAAACCTTGGTATCCATGCAAAAGGTGGCAGCCCTTATTGGAATCACGTGGTTGTTTTCCTTTGGATTTGGGTTTGGGGTGATTCTCTCTAAAATGAATATAGTTGGCATGGAGGAGTTGTTCATAAATGCTTGCACAGGTAcctgtattgtattttttaataaagaAGGGGGGCTGATGGCTGCTTTTGTGGGCTTCTTTATTCCATACACAGTGATGATAGCCCTCTATATGAAGATTTTCTTTGTTGCAAAAGTGCAAGCCAGAAAAATCAACTGTAGCATGGCAATGACAAGAGTACGACTTGTTAAAAAGAACTGCACATCTgaacaaagagagaaaaaggctGCAAAGACGCTTGGCATTGTACTGGGAGTCTTTCTGTTGTGCTGGCTGCCATATGGCATGATGCTTATTGTTGAtccattctttcatttttctaCTCCTGCTGTTATATTTGATGCTCTTGGTTGGTTAGGGCACTTTAATTCTGCATGCAACCCTCTTGTTTATGCATTTTTCTTTCCCTGGTTCCAGAGGGTGTTTAAAATTATAATATCAGGAAAGGTTTTTCAGAATGGCTCTTCATTACTAAACATTTATGCAGAGAACAAATGA
- the LOC133129053 gene encoding trace amine-associated receptor 4-like translates to MYISMACIIFMTVCGNLLVIISISHFKQLHSPTNLLILSLAFTDWSLGAFIMPCSMIRSVENCWYFGETFCKIHSSVDIMMSIASLLHLGLISVDRYLAICKPLQYKASVTMHKVAVLIGMAWLSAFAFGFGVILSKINIVGMEDFINSCTGTCFLIFNKQGGLLTAFLGIILPCIVMVALYLKIFYVAKVQARKINCSLAITRAKQNKKNCTSEQREKKAAKTLGIVLGVFLLCWLPVAMVLIVDPFFNFSTPAVVFDGLMWLAYFNSSCNPLIYGYFYPWFQKVFKIIITGKVFQNGSSLINIYAENK, encoded by the coding sequence ATGTACATATCCATGGCTTGCATAATTTTTATGACTGTCTGTGGGAACCTGCTGGTCATCATCTCCATCTCTCATTTCAAACAGCTCCATTCTCCAACAAACCTTCTCATCCTCTCTTTAGCATTCACAGACTGGTCCTTGGGGGCTTTCATTATGCCATGTAGCATGATCAGATCTGTAGAAAACTGTTGGTATTTTGGAGAAACATTTTGTAAGATTCACTCCAGTGTTGACATTATGATGTCCATTGCATCCCTCTTGCATCTAGGTCTCATTTCTGTTGACAGATATTTGGCCATCTGTAAGCCTCTTCAATACAAAGCTTCAGTAACTATGCACAAGGTAGCAGTCCTTATTGGAATGGCCTGGTTGTCTGCTTTTGCATTTGGGTTTGGGGTAATTCTCTCTAAAATTAACATAGTCGGTATGGAGGACTTCATAAACTCTTGCACaggaacctgttttttaattttcaatAAACAAGGAGGGTTATTGACTGCTTTTCTGGGCATCATCTTGCCATGCATAGTGATGGTGGCCCTCTATCTGAAGATTTTCTATGTTGCGAAAGTGCAGGCCAGAAAGATCAACTGCAGCCTGGCAATAAcaagagcaaaacaaaataaaaaaaactgcacctCTGAACAACGAGAGAAAAAGGCTGCAAAGACGCTTGGCATTGTACTGGGGGTCTTTCTGTTGTGCTGGCTGCCAGTTGCCATGGTACTTATTGTTGATCCATTCTTTAATTTTTCAACTCCTGCTGTTGTATTTGATGGTCTAATGTGGTTGGCATACTTCAATTCTTCCTGTAACCCTCTAATTTATGGATACTTCTATCCTTGGTTCCAGAAGGTGTTCAAAATTATAATAACAGGAAAGGTTTTTCAGAATGGCTCTTCATTAATAAACATTTATGCAGAGAACAAGTAA
- the LOC133128267 gene encoding trace amine-associated receptor 1-like yields MKSVAFNLTGDSAETQYCFPHLEGSCPQSQTLILIKVAMYVSMAFIILMTVCGNLLVIISISHFRQLHSPTNLLILSLACIDWFLGAFVMPYSMIRSVENCWYFGESFCKIHSSLDIMMSIASLLHLGLISVDRYLAICKPLQYRTSVTMHKVAALIGITWLFSFAFGFGVILSKINLVGMEELFINACTGTCILFFNKEGGLMAALVGVFTPCTVMIALYMKIFFVARVQARKINCSMAMTRVRLDKKNCTSEQREKKAAKTLGIVLGVFLLCWLPYGMMLIVDPFFHFSTPAVVVQALGWLGYFNSACNPLIYGFFFPWFQRVFKIIISGKVFQNSSSLLNIYSENK; encoded by the coding sequence ATGAAGAGTGTGGCATTCAACTTGACAGGAGATTCAGCAGAAACACAATACTGTTTCCCACACCTGGAAGGATCCTGTCCACAAAGTCAAACACTGATCCTTATCAAAGTGGCCATGTATGTGTCCATGGCTTTCATCATTCTGATGACTGTCTGTGGAAACCTGCTGGTCATCATCTCCATCTCTCATTTCAGACAGCTCCATTCTCCCACAAACCTCCTCATCCTCTCTTTAGCATGCATCGACTGGTTCCTGGGGGCTTTTGTTATGCCGTATAGCATGATCAGATCTGTGGAAAACTGCTGGTATTTTGGAGAATCATTTTGTAAGATACACTCCAGCCTTGACATCATGATGTCCATTGCATCCCTTCTGCATCTGGGTCTCATTTCTGTTGACAGATATCTGGCCATCTGTAAGCCTCTTCAGTACAGAACATCAGTAACTATGCATAAGGTAGCAGCCCTTATTGGAATCACCTGGTTGTTTTCCTTTGCATTTGGGTTTGGGGTGATTCTCTCTAAAATTAATTTAGTCGGTATGGAGGAGTTGTTCATAAATGCTTGCACAGGTacctgtattttgttttttaataaagaAGGGGGGTTGATGGCTGCTTTGGTGGGCGTCTTCACTCCATGCACAGTGATGATAGCCCTCTATATGAAGATTTTCTTTGTTGCAAGAGTGCAAGCCAGAAAAATCAACTGTAGCATGGCAATGACAAGAGTACGACTTGATAAAAAGAACTGCACATCTgaacaaagagagaaaaaggctGCAAAGACGCTTGGCATtgtactaggagtctttctgtTGTGCTGGCTGCCATATGGCATGATGCTTATTGTTGatcctttctttcatttttctacTCCTGCTGTTGTAGTTCAGGCCCTTGGTTGGTTAGGGTACTTTAATTCTGCATGCAACCCTCTCATTTATGGATTTTTCTTTCCCTGGTTCCAGAGGGTGTTTAAAATTATAATCTCAGGAAAGGTTTTTCAGAATAGCTCTTCATTACTAAACATTTATTCAGAGAACAAGTGA